One genomic window of Panicum hallii strain FIL2 chromosome 6, PHallii_v3.1, whole genome shotgun sequence includes the following:
- the LOC112897770 gene encoding superoxide dismutase [Cu-Zn], chloroplastic, giving the protein MAAQTFLLAPPAALFAAPSSSARPFHSLRLVAGPGGAAAARALVLADATKKAVAVLKGTSEVEGVVTLTQEDDGPTTVNVRVTGLTPGLHGFHLHEFGDTTNGCISTGPHFNPNNMTHGAPEDEVRHAGDLGNIVANAEGVAEATIVDNQIPLSGTNSVVGRAFVVHELEDDLGKGGHELSLSTGNAGGRLACGVVGLTPL; this is encoded by the exons atggccgcgcagaccttcctcctcgcgccgcccgccgccctctTCGCCGCCCCCTCTTCCTCCGCACGCCCTTTCCACTCGCTCCGCCTCGTCGCTGGGCCCGggggtgccgccgccgccagggcgCTCGTCCTCGCCGACGCCACCAAGAAGGCCGTCGCCGTCCTCAAGGGCACATCCGAGGTCGAGGGCGTCGTCACGCTCACGCAGGAGGACGACG GACCAACCACTGTCAACGTCCGTGTCACTGGACTTACTCCTGGACTTCATGGCTTCCACCTT CACGAGTTTGGCGATACCACCAATGGATGCATATCGACAG GACCACATTTCAACCCAAACAATATGACGCACGGTGCGCCAGAAGATGAAGTCCGCCACGCGGGTGACCTGGGAAACATTGTTGCCAATGCTGAGG GAGTCGCTGAGGCAACCATTGTTGATAATCAG ATTCCTTTGAGCGGCACAAATTCAGTTGTTGGGAGAGCATTTGTGGTTCATGAGCTTGAAGATGATTTGGGGAAAG GCGGCCATGAGCTTAGCCTCAGTACTGGAAATGCTGGCGGAAGACTGGCATGTG GTGTTGTTGGCCTGACTCCATTGTAG
- the LOC112898400 gene encoding expansin-A32-like, whose amino-acid sequence MQLPYHNNNYCVSGSWMAPPPAGLVVSLLLAAVANAGGAKALTPGGRVVHHNHGKFTAGPWKPAHATFYGGRDGSGTTAGACGYKDTRAEGYGVQTVAVSPVLFGDGAACGGCYEVRCVDSPDGCKAGAAAAVVTATNLCPPNYQQSGDNGGWCNPPREHLDLSMPAFLQIAQEKAGIVPVSYRRVACVKQGGIRYTIAGNKYFNMVMVTNVGGAGDLAAVSVKGSKRVKWTELKRNWGQVWQTGEDLTGESLTFRLMTSDHRKATSWHVLPTDWQFGVTYQADKNF is encoded by the exons ATGCAGTTGCCATAC CATAATAATAACTATTGTGTGTCTGGTTCGTGGATGGCGCCACCGCCGGCGGGACTCGTCGTGTCGCTGCTGCTGGCCGCCGTCGCGAACGCGGGCGGCGCTAAGGCCCTGACGCCAGGCGGGCGCGTGGTGCACCACAACCATGGCAAGTTCACGGCCGGCCCGTGGAAGCCGGCGCACGCGACCTTCTACGGCGGGCGCGACGGGTCCGGCACGACGGCGGGCGCGTGCGGGTACAAGGACACCCGGGCGGAGGGGTACGGCGTACAGACGGTGGCCGTGAGCCCGGTGCTGttcggcgacggcgcggcgtgcggcgggtgCTACGAGGTGCGGTGCGTGGACAGCCCCGACGGGTGcaaggccggcgcggcggcggcggtggtgacgGCGACGAACCTGTGCCCGCCCAACTACCAGCAGTCGGGCGACAACGGCGGGTGGTGCAACCCGCCGCGGGAGCACTTGGACCTGAGCATGCCGGCGTTCCTGCAGATCGCGCAGGAGAAGGCCGGCATCGTGCCGGTGTCGTACCGGCGGGTGGCGTGCGTGAAGCAGGGCGGCATCCGGTACACCATCGCCGGGAACAAGTACTTCAACATGGTGATGGTGACGAacgtgggcggcgccggcgacctGGCGGCGGTGTCGGTGAAGGGGAGCAAGCGCGTCAAGTGGACGGAGCTGAAGCGCAACTGGGGGCAGGTGTGGCAGACCGGGGAGGACCTCACCGGCGAGTCGCTGACGTTCCGGCTGATGACCAGCGACCACCGCAAGGCCACCTCCTGGCACGTGCTCCCCACGGACTGGCAGTTCGGCGTCACCTACCAGGCCGACAAGAACTTCTAG
- the LOC112896482 gene encoding malate dehydrogenase [NADP] 1, chloroplastic — protein MGLSTGYSPAGSRLVTTPLGAGAGAALRRSPQLLRPRRPPLATVRCSVDTAKQVQDSAATVAAEQKASRKECFGVFTNTYDLKADSKTKSWKKLVNIAVSGAAGMISNHLLFKLASGEVFGQDQPIALKLLGSERSFQALEGVAMELEDSLYPLLREVSIGMDPYEVFEDVDWALLIGAKPRGPGMERAALLDINGQIYADQGKALNAVASRNVKVIVVGNPCNTNALICMKNAPNIPAKNFHALTRLDENRAKCQLALKAGVFYDKVSNMTIWGNHSTTQVPDFLNAKIDGRPAKEVIKDTKWLEEEFTMTVQKRGGVLIQKWGRSSAASTAVSIVDAIRSLVTPTPEGDWFSSGVYTTGNPYGIAEDIVFSMPCRSKGDGDYELATDVLMDDFLWERIKKTEAELLAEKKCVAHLTGEGIAFCDLPEDTMLPGEM, from the exons ATGGGCCTCTCCACAGGTTACTCCCCGGCCGGATCGCGCCTCGTGACGACCCCTCTCGGCGCCGGTGCCGGCGCCGCGCTCCGCCGCTCCCCGCagctcctccgcccgcgccggcccccgctCGCCACCGTCCGTTGCTCCGTCGACACCGCCAA GCAGGTGCAGGAcagcgcggcgacggtcgcggcGGAGCAGAAAGCGTCGCGCAAGGAGTGCTTCGGGGTCTTCACCAACACCTACGACCTCAAGGCG GATAGCAAGACCAAGTCATGGAAGAAGTTAGTGAACATTGCTGTGTCAGGCGCGGCTGGGATGATATCAAATCATCTGCTTTTCAAA CTTGCCTCTGGTGAGGTTTTTGGACAAGACCAACCAATAGCACTTAAGTTACTTGGCTCAGAAAGATCATTCCAAGCACTAGAAG GTGTAGCTATGGAACTGGAGGACTCACTATATCCATTGCTGAGGGAAGTCAGCATTGGTATGGATCCTTATGAGGTCTTCGAAGATGTAGATTGGGCCCTTCTTATTGGTGCTAAGCCCCGAGGCCCTGGAATGGAGCGAGCTGCATTACTAGACATCAATGGCCAGATCTATGCTGATCAG GGGAAAGCACTTAACGCCGTGGCATCGCGGAACGTGAAAGTCATAGTTGTTGGAAATCCCTGTAACACTAA TGCGTTGATTTGCATGAAAAATGCTCCAAACATACCTGCAAAAAATTTTCATGCGCTCACGAGGTTGGATGAAAATAGAGCGAAGTGCCAG CTAGCACTAAAAGCAGGCGTGTTTTATGACAAAGTATCAAACATGACTATTTGGGGGAACCACTCGACAACTCAG GTTCCTGATTTCTTGAATGCCAAAATTGATGGGAGACCAGCGAAAGAAGTCATTAAGGATACAAAGTGGTTAGAAGAAGAATTCACCATGACAGTTCAAAAG CGCGGAGGTGTGCTCATCCAAAAATGGGGCAGATCTTCAGCTGCATCAACCGCTGTTTCAATAGTGGACGCTATTAGATCCCTTGTAACTCCTACCCCAGAAGGCGATTGGTTCTCTTCAGGG GTTTATACTACTGGAAATCCTTATGGCATAGCAGAGGATATTGTGTTCAGTATGCCATGCAGATCAAAG GGTGATGGTGACTATGAACTAGCTACTGATGTGTTAATGGACGATTTTCTCTGGGAACGGATTAAAAAG ACTGAAGCTGAATTGCTTGCTGAGAAGAAATGCGTTGCCCATCTTACAGGAGAG GGGATTGCATTTTGTGATCTTCCAGAAGATACCATGCTACCAGGAGAGATGTAA